A section of the Flavobacterium ardleyense genome encodes:
- a CDS encoding head GIN domain-containing protein: MKSIYKIFIILLVFASCEKPSDCFQNAGKIISKDVAVTPFNKIAISHGIAAVITQGDEHSLTIDAPENLISDIKVEIIDGILKISDNTTCNFTRKYGLTTVHITAPNLEEIHSQTEKNITSNGVLNYPNLTLFATDLQDEVGTGDFILELNSNNLTINTNNISGFYISGICANLSANFYEGNGILRAENLEVTNAQIFQRSSNHLHLKVSESLKGKILSTGNVYCYGLPAVVEVEQPYIGKLIFL, encoded by the coding sequence ATGAAATCAATTTATAAAATATTTATTATACTGCTCGTTTTCGCATCTTGCGAGAAGCCTTCTGATTGTTTTCAAAATGCAGGAAAGATAATCAGTAAAGATGTCGCAGTAACTCCCTTCAACAAAATTGCGATCAGCCATGGAATTGCGGCAGTTATCACACAAGGCGACGAGCACTCTCTAACTATTGACGCGCCCGAAAATCTGATTTCTGATATAAAAGTAGAAATTATTGATGGAATTCTAAAAATTTCAGATAATACGACTTGCAATTTCACCAGAAAATACGGGCTGACTACTGTTCATATCACTGCACCCAATTTGGAAGAAATTCATTCTCAAACTGAGAAAAATATTACTTCAAATGGAGTTCTAAATTATCCAAACTTAACTTTATTTGCTACAGATTTGCAGGATGAGGTTGGGACTGGAGATTTTATTTTGGAATTAAATTCGAATAATCTTACGATTAATACCAACAATATTTCTGGATTTTATATTAGTGGAATTTGCGCGAATCTTAGTGCTAATTTCTATGAAGGCAACGGGATTTTGAGAGCAGAAAATCTTGAAGTTACAAATGCTCAAATTTTTCAACGGAGTTCAAACCATCTTCATTTAAAGGTTTCGGAGTCGTTAAAAGGCAAAATTCTTAGCACTGGAAATGTTTATTGCTATGGACTTCCTGCCGTTGTAGAAGTTGAGCAGCCATATATAGGAAAACTGATTTTCTTATAG
- the metK gene encoding methionine adenosyltransferase, whose product MAYLFTSESVSEGHPDKIADQISDALIDNFLAFDINSKVACETLVTTGQVILAGEVKSKTYLDVQSIAREVIRKIGYTKSEYMFDANSCGILSAIHEQSQDINQGVDRTTPEEQGAGDQGMMFGYATDETASYMPLALDLSHKLLQELAEIRRENSEITYLRPDAKSQVTLEYEDNNHPNCIKAIVISTQHDDFDEETAMLAKIKEDIVGILIPRIQKKYPEYSHLFNDDITYHINPTGKFVIGGPHGDTGLTGRKIIVDTYGGKGAHGGGAFSGKDPSKVDRSAAYATRHIAKNLVAAGVASEILVQVSYAIGVAKPMGIFVETYGSAKVDMTDGQIAKVIEGLFDMRPYAIEQRLKLRNPIYSETAAYGHMGRTPETVTKVFTTPYGEEKTVTVELFTWEKLDFVDQVKTAFGL is encoded by the coding sequence ATGGCTTATTTATTCACGTCAGAATCTGTTAGCGAAGGACATCCTGATAAAATTGCAGATCAAATCTCAGACGCATTAATTGATAATTTTTTAGCTTTTGACATAAATTCAAAAGTAGCTTGCGAAACTCTTGTTACTACTGGCCAAGTAATTCTTGCTGGTGAAGTAAAATCCAAAACATATCTTGACGTTCAATCTATCGCCCGCGAAGTAATCAGAAAAATTGGTTACACAAAAAGCGAGTATATGTTTGATGCAAACTCTTGCGGAATTCTTTCGGCAATTCACGAGCAATCACAAGACATCAACCAAGGTGTAGACAGAACGACTCCAGAAGAGCAAGGTGCCGGAGATCAAGGAATGATGTTTGGATATGCTACTGACGAAACTGCGAGTTATATGCCATTGGCACTTGATTTATCTCACAAACTACTTCAGGAATTAGCAGAAATCCGCAGAGAGAATTCTGAAATTACCTATTTGCGTCCAGATGCAAAATCGCAGGTAACTTTAGAATATGAAGACAACAATCACCCTAATTGCATTAAAGCAATCGTGATTTCGACACAACACGATGATTTTGACGAAGAAACAGCGATGTTGGCAAAAATCAAAGAAGATATTGTAGGAATTCTGATTCCTAGAATTCAAAAGAAATATCCAGAGTATAGTCATTTGTTTAATGACGATATTACTTACCACATCAACCCAACTGGAAAGTTTGTAATTGGTGGGCCTCACGGAGATACAGGTCTTACAGGTCGTAAGATTATCGTAGATACCTATGGCGGAAAAGGTGCTCACGGTGGTGGCGCATTTTCTGGAAAAGATCCAAGTAAAGTGGACAGAAGTGCTGCTTATGCAACTAGACATATTGCCAAAAACCTTGTTGCGGCAGGTGTTGCGAGCGAAATTCTAGTTCAGGTTTCGTATGCGATCGGAGTTGCAAAACCAATGGGAATCTTTGTTGAGACTTACGGAAGCGCCAAAGTTGATATGACCGATGGCCAAATTGCGAAAGTAATTGAAGGTCTATTTGATATGCGTCCTTACGCGATTGAGCAACGACTGAAACTTCGCAATCCTATCTACAGCGAGACGGCGGCTTACGGGCATATGGGTCGTACTCCGGAGACTGTAACTAAAGTTTTTACGACTCCCTATGGTGAAGAAAAAACTGTTACGGTTGAGCTGTTTACTTGGGAGAAATTGGATTTTGTTGATCAAGTGAAAACTGCTTTCGGATTGTAA
- a CDS encoding acyloxyacyl hydrolase, whose translation MKIPSFLLFFMLSAAAMAQFSEHSYVAELNAFRGNIMLHSPDMHHLITDHPTGTIFSILRKTEGSQEWHSVFNYPEYGGYFLHQDFKNEYLGENYAVGLQYNFYFLKRNLQLKVSQGLAMTTHKHDNETNYKNGAFGTRFMENTNFAVAYSKQDIWKGFGLRAGFLFTHFSNGKIKSPNSGINTYNVDVGVTYEFGKTHEYIPKVDSLKVDFSERVKYNIILRSGVNESYVINSGQKPFFHIATYADKRLNRKSALQFGTDIFLTLSQKEIIKYKSVSYPELEVSPDLDYKRVGVFVGHELFINKLSVETQLGYYLYDELKADGSIYDRVGLKYYFSPKVFAGVGVKTHGFMAEAMEFSIGVRL comes from the coding sequence ATGAAAATACCTTCTTTCCTATTATTCTTCATGCTTTCAGCTGCTGCAATGGCTCAGTTTTCTGAGCATTCGTATGTTGCGGAGCTGAATGCTTTTCGGGGAAATATCATGTTGCATTCTCCGGATATGCATCATTTAATTACTGATCATCCAACTGGAACGATATTTTCTATTTTGCGAAAAACCGAAGGTTCTCAAGAATGGCATTCAGTTTTTAACTATCCCGAATACGGTGGTTATTTCTTGCATCAGGATTTCAAAAATGAATATCTGGGAGAAAATTATGCAGTAGGATTGCAGTACAATTTTTATTTTCTGAAACGGAATTTACAGCTAAAAGTTTCGCAAGGTCTTGCCATGACAACTCATAAACATGATAACGAAACCAACTACAAAAATGGCGCCTTCGGAACGAGATTCATGGAAAACACTAATTTTGCTGTCGCTTACAGCAAGCAGGATATTTGGAAAGGTTTTGGATTGCGAGCAGGATTCTTGTTTACGCATTTCTCCAATGGTAAAATAAAATCGCCTAATTCCGGAATTAACACTTATAATGTCGATGTCGGTGTGACTTATGAATTTGGTAAAACGCATGAATATATTCCTAAGGTTGACTCGCTAAAAGTTGATTTTTCAGAAAGGGTTAAGTACAATATCATCCTGCGCTCGGGAGTGAATGAAAGTTATGTGATCAATAGCGGGCAAAAACCATTTTTCCATATTGCAACTTACGCGGACAAACGACTGAATAGAAAAAGCGCCTTACAATTCGGAACGGATATCTTTCTAACATTATCGCAAAAGGAAATCATCAAGTACAAGTCGGTTTCTTATCCAGAACTTGAAGTTTCTCCAGATCTAGATTATAAAAGGGTGGGAGTTTTTGTCGGTCATGAGCTATTTATCAATAAGCTTTCGGTCGAAACGCAACTTGGTTATTATCTTTACGATGAACTAAAAGCTGATGGTTCGATTTACGACAGAGTAGGACTTAAATACTATTTTAGTCCAAAGGTATTCGCAGGAGTTGGTGTGAAAACCCACGGATTTATGGCCGAAGCGATGGAATTTTCAATTGGCGTAAGACTGTAA
- a CDS encoding T9SS-dependent choice-of-anchor J family protein yields MKKTLLCVGLFLGSLLTANAQVIFSDNFNDEDVSDWTLIDADGDGNNWADIFEVTDGGTPPISATPISLISRSWQGSPLTPDNWIISPAIVIPAGEGAVNLTWKAQAAAAAWSLEKYAAYVATSAAPADLQASTVKWVGIHEGGPAGTIINKTLDLSSFAGQTVYVAFRHFDCTDQDFLSIDDVTVTRTLSTENFFKSNFAVYPNPATSVLNITSSNNATINAASITDINGRTVKTVSMNAVSEAQINISDLTAGVYFLNVTSDAGTGTSKIVKK; encoded by the coding sequence ATGAAAAAAACATTACTATGTGTAGGTCTTTTCTTAGGATCTTTACTAACCGCAAATGCTCAGGTTATCTTTTCTGATAACTTTAATGACGAAGACGTATCAGATTGGACTTTAATTGATGCTGATGGAGACGGAAACAATTGGGCAGACATTTTTGAAGTTACTGATGGTGGAACACCTCCAATATCTGCAACTCCAATTTCTCTCATTTCTAGATCATGGCAAGGTTCTCCGCTTACTCCAGACAACTGGATTATTTCGCCAGCAATCGTTATTCCAGCGGGAGAAGGTGCTGTTAACTTAACTTGGAAAGCACAAGCTGCTGCTGCAGCCTGGAGTTTAGAAAAGTATGCTGCTTATGTAGCGACTTCTGCTGCTCCAGCTGATCTTCAAGCTTCAACTGTTAAATGGGTAGGAATTCACGAAGGTGGACCTGCTGGAACAATTATCAACAAAACTTTAGATCTTTCTAGCTTTGCTGGTCAGACAGTTTACGTAGCTTTCAGACACTTTGATTGTACAGATCAGGATTTCTTGTCTATTGATGATGTTACTGTTACTAGAACACTTTCTACAGAGAATTTCTTCAAATCAAACTTTGCAGTATATCCAAACCCTGCAACTTCTGTGTTAAACATTACTTCTAGTAATAATGCTACTATCAACGCTGCATCTATTACAGATATCAACGGTCGTACTGTAAAAACTGTTTCTATGAACGCAGTTTCAGAAGCGCAAATCAATATCTCAGACCTTACTGCAGGAGTTTATTTCCTAAATGTAACTTCTGATGCTGGTACAGGAACTAGCAAAATCGTTAAAAAATAA
- a CDS encoding T9SS type A sorting domain-containing protein yields MKHLYILPLVFSTLFGFSQESKSVLFIGNSYTGVNNLPEMVKLATASAGDELIFDANMPGGTTLQQHSTNAQTLAKINSKPWDYVVLQEQSQLPSFPDSQVENSVYPYAAALNNQILANNACTETLFYMTWGRKNGDAQNCPMWPPVCTYVGMDDLLAQRYMQMATDNNAEVSPVGAVWRAIITQNPSLELYSGDDSHPSLLGSYAAALCFYTTIFRKSADEVLYTANLPADQVAIVKAAVNQVVFANFPQWFIGKYDASADFEITGDDTTLTFTAEVQEGATYSWDFGDGTSSQEIIATHTFTVGTHTISLTVTLCGKSETTTQTVTVSALSNNDFKNSNFKIYPNPTSTILNISTKSGLPVQTAVYDMLGRKCNVPSNDGQTFDVSAMESGSYLIVISQDSNVEKRIFIKK; encoded by the coding sequence ATGAAACACCTTTACATTTTACCTCTAGTATTCTCGACGCTTTTTGGATTTTCGCAAGAATCGAAGTCTGTGCTATTTATTGGAAATTCCTACACAGGGGTTAATAACTTGCCCGAAATGGTTAAGCTGGCGACGGCCTCTGCAGGTGACGAACTAATTTTTGACGCCAATATGCCCGGCGGAACGACTTTGCAGCAGCACAGTACAAATGCGCAAACGCTAGCCAAAATCAATTCGAAACCGTGGGATTATGTGGTTTTGCAAGAGCAAAGTCAGTTGCCATCGTTTCCGGACAGTCAAGTTGAAAATTCGGTTTATCCGTATGCAGCAGCTTTAAACAATCAGATTCTTGCGAATAATGCCTGTACCGAAACCTTGTTTTACATGACTTGGGGTCGTAAAAATGGCGATGCTCAAAACTGCCCAATGTGGCCACCGGTCTGCACTTATGTTGGAATGGACGATTTGCTAGCGCAGCGTTATATGCAAATGGCAACCGATAATAATGCCGAAGTATCGCCCGTGGGAGCGGTTTGGCGCGCAATAATCACTCAAAATCCTAGCTTAGAATTGTACAGCGGTGATGATAGCCACCCTTCACTCTTGGGATCGTACGCTGCGGCACTTTGCTTCTATACTACTATTTTCCGCAAATCTGCAGATGAGGTTTTATACACTGCGAATCTTCCCGCAGATCAAGTTGCGATCGTGAAAGCTGCGGTAAATCAAGTGGTTTTTGCCAACTTTCCGCAGTGGTTTATCGGTAAATACGATGCATCGGCAGATTTCGAAATTACCGGCGACGATACCACTTTGACTTTCACCGCCGAAGTTCAGGAAGGTGCAACTTACAGTTGGGATTTCGGCGATGGAACATCTTCGCAAGAAATTATAGCCACTCACACTTTTACGGTTGGAACGCATACTATTTCTCTTACCGTTACACTCTGTGGAAAGTCTGAAACTACTACTCAAACGGTGACAGTCTCTGCATTATCCAACAATGATTTCAAGAACTCGAATTTTAAAATTTACCCGAATCCAACATCTACAATCTTGAATATCTCTACCAAATCTGGACTTCCGGTTCAAACGGCAGTTTACGATATGTTGGGCAGAAAATGCAATGTGCCTTCAAATGATGGGCAAACTTTCGATGTTTCGGCAATGGAATCAGGTAGTTATTTGATCGTGATCTCGCAGGACTCGAATGTAGAAAAGCGTATTTTTATTAAGAAATAA